The following are encoded together in the Nitrospira sp. genome:
- a CDS encoding putative zinc-binding metallopeptidase translates to MDRADADVLKTPIVGQNEPHWASWSDEALLDLPMCDLHVGLTGGFLEQPIAELARELEQRELLFRPYFWLSNEWFTPDGVPGMAIPFYLAHPRLAKLELAQMLEVEGGTREWCLRILRHETGHAIENAYKLRRRKTRQEIFGKSSQRYPRYYSPRPYSRSFVRHLDLWYAQSHPDEDFAETFAVWLTPDSLWEERYRGWPVLKKLKYVDGVMKELRGVAPCVTTQEEVDSLSSLKKTLSEHYDRKRRHYGIDRQLQYDPDLKRLFSALPSHATKPSAAGFLNRFRREVRRKVASWTGEYQYTIDQVLEDMIRRCRELDLRVPVTEEQAKLDFTILLTVHTMNFLRSGRHRVAL, encoded by the coding sequence ATGGATCGTGCGGATGCCGACGTGCTCAAAACACCGATCGTAGGCCAGAATGAACCACATTGGGCATCCTGGTCGGATGAGGCCTTATTGGATCTTCCTATGTGCGATCTCCACGTAGGGCTGACAGGGGGATTCCTCGAACAACCCATCGCTGAGTTGGCCCGTGAACTTGAACAGCGGGAGTTACTGTTTCGTCCATATTTTTGGCTGTCCAACGAATGGTTCACGCCCGACGGCGTACCCGGCATGGCCATTCCCTTCTATCTCGCCCATCCCCGGCTTGCGAAACTCGAGCTGGCGCAAATGTTGGAGGTCGAAGGGGGCACGAGAGAATGGTGTTTGCGCATCCTCCGCCATGAAACGGGGCATGCCATCGAAAACGCCTACAAGCTTCGTCGCCGCAAAACCCGTCAAGAGATCTTCGGCAAGTCGTCCCAACGATACCCGAGATATTACTCCCCCCGTCCCTATAGCAGAAGCTTCGTTCGCCATTTGGATTTGTGGTATGCGCAGAGCCACCCGGACGAGGACTTCGCCGAAACTTTTGCCGTCTGGTTGACCCCCGATTCGCTCTGGGAAGAACGCTATCGAGGCTGGCCCGTGCTCAAGAAGCTCAAGTATGTCGACGGGGTGATGAAAGAACTCCGAGGGGTCGCACCCTGCGTCACGACTCAAGAAGAGGTCGATTCCCTCTCAAGTCTCAAGAAGACCCTGAGCGAACATTATGACCGCAAACGAAGGCATTACGGCATCGACCGGCAGTTGCAGTATGACCCGGATCTCAAACGACTGTTTTCCGCCCTACCGAGTCACGCAACCAAACCGAGCGCTGCCGGCTTTCTTAATCGCTTTCGCCGGGAGGTGCGCCGCAAGGTCGCGAGTTGGACCGGCGAGTACCAATACACCATCGACCAGGTGTTGGAAGATATGATCCGACGATGCCGGGAATTGGATTTGAGGGTACCCGTCACCGAGGAGCAGGCCAAACTCGATTTCACTATCCTCCTGACTGTTCACACGATGAACTTCTTGCGGAGCGGACGACATCGGGTGGCCTTATGA